One Nerophis lumbriciformis linkage group LG21, RoL_Nlum_v2.1, whole genome shotgun sequence DNA segment encodes these proteins:
- the adam15 gene encoding disintegrin and metalloproteinase domain-containing protein 12 isoform X1 gives MRTLLAPPLLLLLLGTRAAFTAARSLNAARHQRVDRTASDRDLKWWRSTLVERTSPFVMVDGQRRNLAEALQAGHPERLQCGLEVRGQLLLLDLEKNRDFLPKAPNIFFYLPNGTGVSATDDPVMHCFYHGNVRGFPRSRVALSTCLGLRGVIAINATLSFELRPQELRPFKQDVASEGDEGDGDHLLYSTGHVKGGAARGCGVSVGPAPPPLQHSSVGRSKRDILSETKYIELVLVVDHQEFINYQKNNRTIIYRMLDVANQVDWFYRPLNVRVALTGLEIWSDRDKIHVEKNPTDTLNNFLEWRTRELLPRLRHDNAQLVMGSALDGTTVGMASQSSMCSRDRSGGVNVDHLVSVLGVASTVAHELGHNLGMSHDTAERHCSCRNDARLGGCIMEPSTGFMPGQQFSSCSASDLSVSLLHGGGMCLFNVPHPDRLVGGPRCGNLYVERGEECDCGLMQECQDPCCNASTCLLLPGAQCSSDGVCCHDCQLRAAGSVCREPIGECDLPEFCTGSSPHCPPNVFLQNGETCEDGASFCYGGVCASMRAQCQTLWGPDASSAPAVCFSSVNKQGSKFGNCGELSNGTHAPCGSADVHCGRIQCQGGRERPLLGTNAEILTTTVRFNHSDLVCRGTFFHLGDDVSDPAFVAEGSACGRGKACLDHKCRDASVFGVDECRRKCNGHGVCNSNNNCHCQESWAPPDCASAGHGGSVDSGPAHAVAESDPVRVAMLVLFLFILPMVLLLLALRFTRARGLWSRLRVHKLFSKSTQHNRTPATERQNDADVEQVRPLRYHGDTLTDIPEAPPLIQVYDRPAPPTKPLPSTPVLTPPQPLVNRPAAPNKPLPPDPVSPGQAPPKPALPRKPLVVPPLPHRAALGANAPPAQRSAALANSRRPLPPTRPTAPPRPPPAASGGVVPFSHRPGIF, from the exons ATGAGAACACTTTTGGCGCCGCCGCTGCTGCTGTTGCTGCTCGGCACGCGTGCTGCCTTCACGGCCGCCAGGTCCTTGAACGCAGCGCGGCACCAACGAGTGGACCGAACCGCGTCAG atagaGACCTGAAGTGGTGGCGGTCCACCCTTGTGGAGAGGACGAGTCCCTTCGTGATGGTGGATGGGCAGAGGCGGAACCTGGCAGAGGCGCTGCAG GCCGGTCACCCAGAGCGACTGCAGTGTGGCTTGGAAGTCCGAGGTCAGCTGCTCCTTCTGGACCTGGAGAAGAACCG CGACTTCCTGCCCAAAGCGCCAAACATCTTCTTCTACCTGCCAAACGGCACAGGCGTGTCCGCGACGGACGACCCCGTG ATGCACTGTTTTTACCATGGCAACGTGCGAGGGTTTCCTCGCTCCAGAGTGGCACTGAGCACCTGCCTGGGTCTCCG CGGCGTCATCGCCATCAACGCCACTCTGAGTTTTGAGCTGCGGCCGCAAGAGCTCCGCCCCTTCAAGCAGGACGTGGCGAGCGAAGGCGATGAAGGAGACGGAGACCACCTGCTGTACTCTACAGGTCACGTGAAGGGGGGGGCAGCGAGGGGGTGCGGGGTCTCGGTAGGCCCAGCACCCCCTCCCCTTCAGCACAGCAGTGTGGGACGC agcaAGCGGGACATCCTGTCGGAGACCAAGTACATAGAACTGGTGCTGGTTGTGGACCACCAGGAG TTCATCAACTACCAGAAGAACAACAGGACCATCATCTACCGCATGCTGGACGTGGCCAACCAGGTGGACTGG TTCTACCGTCCTCTGAACGTGCGCGTGGCGTTGACGGGTTTGGAGATCTGGAGCGACCGCGACAAGATCCACGTGGAGAAGAACCCTACCGACACACTCAACAACTTCCTGGAGTGGCGGACCAGAGAGCTGCTTCCCCGCCTCCGCCACGACAACGCCCAGCTCGTCAT GGGCAGCGCCTTGGACGGCACCACGGTGGGCATGGCGTCGCAGTCGTCCATGTGCTCCAGAGACCGGTCGGGAGGGGTCAACGTG GATCACCTGGTGAGCGTTCTGGGCGTGGCCTCCACGGTGGCCCACGAGCTGGGGCACAACCTTGGCATGAGTCACGACACGGCCGAACGCCACTGCTCCTGCCGCAACGATGCCCGGCTGGGGGGCTGCATCATGGAGCCCTCGACCGG GTTCATGCCCGGGCAGCAGTTCAGCAGCTGCAGCGCGTCCGACCTGTCCGTCAGCCTGCTGCACGGGGGCGGCATGTGCTTGTTCAACGTGCCGCACCCAGATCGCCTCGTGGGCGGACCCCGCTGTGGGAACCTGTACGTGGAGCGTGGCGAGGAGTGCGACTGCGGCCTGATGCAG GAGTGCCAGGACCCCTGTTGTAACGCGtccacctgtctgctgcttcccGGAGCTCAGTGCTCGTCCGACGGCGTCTGCTGCCACGACTGCCAG CTGCGGGCGGCGGGCTCCGTGTGCCGAGAGCCGATCGGAGAGTGCGACTTGCCCGAGTTCTGCACGGGCTCCTCCCCCCACTGCCCCCCCAATGTCTTCCTGCAGAACGGCGAGACCTGCGAGGACGGCGCATCCTTCTGTTACGGCGGCGTGTGTGCGAGCATGCGCGCGCAGTGCCAGACGCTGTGGGGACCCG ACGCCAGCAGCGCACCTGCCGTTTGTTTCTCGTCAGTCAACAAACAAGGAAGCAAGTTCGGAAACTGCGGAGAGCTGAGCAACGGCACCCACGCCCCTTGCGGGTCGGC TGACGTGCACTGCGGCAGGATCCAGTGTCAGGGCGGGAGGGAGCGCCCCCTGCTGGGCACCAACGCCGAGATCCTCACCACCACCGTGCGCTTCAACCACAGCGACCTGGTGTGTCGCGGCACCTTCTTCCACCTGGGAGACGACGTGTCCGACCCCGCCTTCGTGGCGGAAGGCTCCGCCTGTGGCCGCGGGAAG GCCTGTCTGGACCACAAGTGTCGGGACGCGTCCGTCTTTGGCGTGGACGAGTGCCGCAGGAAGTGCAACGGTCACGGC GtgtgcaacagcaacaacaactgCCACTGCCAGGAGAGCTGGGCACCGCCCGATTGCGCCAGCGCCGGGCACGGGGGCAGCGTGGACAGCGGACCTGCGCACGCCGTCGCAG agtcCGATCCAGTCCGAGTCGCCATGCTGGTCCTCTTCCTCTTCATCCTGCCCATGGTCCTTCTCCTCCTTGCGCTACGCTTCACCCGCGCCCGTGGACTTTGGTCGCGTTTGCGAGTCCACAAGCTGTTTTCTAAATCCACACAACACAACCG GACGCCAGCGACCGAGCGACAGAACGACGCGGACGTCGAGCAGGTGCGTCCGCTGAGATACCATGGCGACACGCTGACGGACATCCCCGAGGCTCCGCCCCTCATCCAG GTTTATGACAGACCTGCTCCTCCCACTAAGCCACTCCCCTCGACCCCCGTATTAACCCCCCCGCAG CCGCTAGTGAACCGGCCAGCTGCGCCCAATAAGCCACTCCCCCCCGACCCTGTCTCACCTGGACAG GCTCCGCCCAAACCAGCACTGCCCAGAAAGCCCTTGGTGGTCCCGCCCCTCCCCCACAGAGCAGCACTTGGCGCCAACGCACCGCCAGCACAACGCTCTGCAGCGCTCGCTAACAG
- the adam15 gene encoding disintegrin and metalloproteinase domain-containing protein 12 isoform X4 — translation MRTLLAPPLLLLLLGTRAAFTAARSLNAARHQRVDRTASDRDLKWWRSTLVERTSPFVMVDGQRRNLAEALQAGHPERLQCGLEVRGQLLLLDLEKNRDFLPKAPNIFFYLPNGTGVSATDDPVMHCFYHGNVRGFPRSRVALSTCLGLRGVIAINATLSFELRPQELRPFKQDVASEGDEGDGDHLLYSTGHVKGGAARGCGVSVGPAPPPLQHSSVGRSKRDILSETKYIELVLVVDHQEFINYQKNNRTIIYRMLDVANQVDWFYRPLNVRVALTGLEIWSDRDKIHVEKNPTDTLNNFLEWRTRELLPRLRHDNAQLVMGSALDGTTVGMASQSSMCSRDRSGGVNVDHLVSVLGVASTVAHELGHNLGMSHDTAERHCSCRNDARLGGCIMEPSTGFMPGQQFSSCSASDLSVSLLHGGGMCLFNVPHPDRLVGGPRCGNLYVERGEECDCGLMQECQDPCCNASTCLLLPGAQCSSDGVCCHDCQLRAAGSVCREPIGECDLPEFCTGSSPHCPPNVFLQNGETCEDGASFCYGGVCASMRAQCQTLWGPDASSAPAVCFSSVNKQGSKFGNCGELSNGTHAPCGSADVHCGRIQCQGGRERPLLGTNAEILTTTVRFNHSDLVCRGTFFHLGDDVSDPAFVAEGSACGRGKACLDHKCRDASVFGVDECRRKCNGHGVCNSNNNCHCQESWAPPDCASAGHGGSVDSGPAHAVAESDPVRVAMLVLFLFILPMVLLLLALRFTRARGLWSRLRVHKLFSKSTQHNRTPATERQNDADVEQVRPLRYHGDTLTDIPEAPPLIQAPPKPALPRKPLVVPPLPHRAALGANAPPAQRSAALANSRRPLPPTRPTAPPRPPPAASGGVVPFSHRPGIF, via the exons ATGAGAACACTTTTGGCGCCGCCGCTGCTGCTGTTGCTGCTCGGCACGCGTGCTGCCTTCACGGCCGCCAGGTCCTTGAACGCAGCGCGGCACCAACGAGTGGACCGAACCGCGTCAG atagaGACCTGAAGTGGTGGCGGTCCACCCTTGTGGAGAGGACGAGTCCCTTCGTGATGGTGGATGGGCAGAGGCGGAACCTGGCAGAGGCGCTGCAG GCCGGTCACCCAGAGCGACTGCAGTGTGGCTTGGAAGTCCGAGGTCAGCTGCTCCTTCTGGACCTGGAGAAGAACCG CGACTTCCTGCCCAAAGCGCCAAACATCTTCTTCTACCTGCCAAACGGCACAGGCGTGTCCGCGACGGACGACCCCGTG ATGCACTGTTTTTACCATGGCAACGTGCGAGGGTTTCCTCGCTCCAGAGTGGCACTGAGCACCTGCCTGGGTCTCCG CGGCGTCATCGCCATCAACGCCACTCTGAGTTTTGAGCTGCGGCCGCAAGAGCTCCGCCCCTTCAAGCAGGACGTGGCGAGCGAAGGCGATGAAGGAGACGGAGACCACCTGCTGTACTCTACAGGTCACGTGAAGGGGGGGGCAGCGAGGGGGTGCGGGGTCTCGGTAGGCCCAGCACCCCCTCCCCTTCAGCACAGCAGTGTGGGACGC agcaAGCGGGACATCCTGTCGGAGACCAAGTACATAGAACTGGTGCTGGTTGTGGACCACCAGGAG TTCATCAACTACCAGAAGAACAACAGGACCATCATCTACCGCATGCTGGACGTGGCCAACCAGGTGGACTGG TTCTACCGTCCTCTGAACGTGCGCGTGGCGTTGACGGGTTTGGAGATCTGGAGCGACCGCGACAAGATCCACGTGGAGAAGAACCCTACCGACACACTCAACAACTTCCTGGAGTGGCGGACCAGAGAGCTGCTTCCCCGCCTCCGCCACGACAACGCCCAGCTCGTCAT GGGCAGCGCCTTGGACGGCACCACGGTGGGCATGGCGTCGCAGTCGTCCATGTGCTCCAGAGACCGGTCGGGAGGGGTCAACGTG GATCACCTGGTGAGCGTTCTGGGCGTGGCCTCCACGGTGGCCCACGAGCTGGGGCACAACCTTGGCATGAGTCACGACACGGCCGAACGCCACTGCTCCTGCCGCAACGATGCCCGGCTGGGGGGCTGCATCATGGAGCCCTCGACCGG GTTCATGCCCGGGCAGCAGTTCAGCAGCTGCAGCGCGTCCGACCTGTCCGTCAGCCTGCTGCACGGGGGCGGCATGTGCTTGTTCAACGTGCCGCACCCAGATCGCCTCGTGGGCGGACCCCGCTGTGGGAACCTGTACGTGGAGCGTGGCGAGGAGTGCGACTGCGGCCTGATGCAG GAGTGCCAGGACCCCTGTTGTAACGCGtccacctgtctgctgcttcccGGAGCTCAGTGCTCGTCCGACGGCGTCTGCTGCCACGACTGCCAG CTGCGGGCGGCGGGCTCCGTGTGCCGAGAGCCGATCGGAGAGTGCGACTTGCCCGAGTTCTGCACGGGCTCCTCCCCCCACTGCCCCCCCAATGTCTTCCTGCAGAACGGCGAGACCTGCGAGGACGGCGCATCCTTCTGTTACGGCGGCGTGTGTGCGAGCATGCGCGCGCAGTGCCAGACGCTGTGGGGACCCG ACGCCAGCAGCGCACCTGCCGTTTGTTTCTCGTCAGTCAACAAACAAGGAAGCAAGTTCGGAAACTGCGGAGAGCTGAGCAACGGCACCCACGCCCCTTGCGGGTCGGC TGACGTGCACTGCGGCAGGATCCAGTGTCAGGGCGGGAGGGAGCGCCCCCTGCTGGGCACCAACGCCGAGATCCTCACCACCACCGTGCGCTTCAACCACAGCGACCTGGTGTGTCGCGGCACCTTCTTCCACCTGGGAGACGACGTGTCCGACCCCGCCTTCGTGGCGGAAGGCTCCGCCTGTGGCCGCGGGAAG GCCTGTCTGGACCACAAGTGTCGGGACGCGTCCGTCTTTGGCGTGGACGAGTGCCGCAGGAAGTGCAACGGTCACGGC GtgtgcaacagcaacaacaactgCCACTGCCAGGAGAGCTGGGCACCGCCCGATTGCGCCAGCGCCGGGCACGGGGGCAGCGTGGACAGCGGACCTGCGCACGCCGTCGCAG agtcCGATCCAGTCCGAGTCGCCATGCTGGTCCTCTTCCTCTTCATCCTGCCCATGGTCCTTCTCCTCCTTGCGCTACGCTTCACCCGCGCCCGTGGACTTTGGTCGCGTTTGCGAGTCCACAAGCTGTTTTCTAAATCCACACAACACAACCG GACGCCAGCGACCGAGCGACAGAACGACGCGGACGTCGAGCAGGTGCGTCCGCTGAGATACCATGGCGACACGCTGACGGACATCCCCGAGGCTCCGCCCCTCATCCAG GCTCCGCCCAAACCAGCACTGCCCAGAAAGCCCTTGGTGGTCCCGCCCCTCCCCCACAGAGCAGCACTTGGCGCCAACGCACCGCCAGCACAACGCTCTGCAGCGCTCGCTAACAG
- the adam15 gene encoding disintegrin and metalloproteinase domain-containing protein 12 isoform X3: MRTLLAPPLLLLLLGTRAAFTAARSLNAARHQRVDRTASDRDLKWWRSTLVERTSPFVMVDGQRRNLAEALQAGHPERLQCGLEVRGQLLLLDLEKNRDFLPKAPNIFFYLPNGTGVSATDDPVMHCFYHGNVRGFPRSRVALSTCLGLRGVIAINATLSFELRPQELRPFKQDVASEGDEGDGDHLLYSTGHVKGGAARGCGVSVGPAPPPLQHSSVGRSKRDILSETKYIELVLVVDHQEFINYQKNNRTIIYRMLDVANQVDWFYRPLNVRVALTGLEIWSDRDKIHVEKNPTDTLNNFLEWRTRELLPRLRHDNAQLVMGSALDGTTVGMASQSSMCSRDRSGGVNVDHLVSVLGVASTVAHELGHNLGMSHDTAERHCSCRNDARLGGCIMEPSTGFMPGQQFSSCSASDLSVSLLHGGGMCLFNVPHPDRLVGGPRCGNLYVERGEECDCGLMQECQDPCCNASTCLLLPGAQCSSDGVCCHDCQLRAAGSVCREPIGECDLPEFCTGSSPHCPPNVFLQNGETCEDGASFCYGGVCASMRAQCQTLWGPDASSAPAVCFSSVNKQGSKFGNCGELSNGTHAPCGSADVHCGRIQCQGGRERPLLGTNAEILTTTVRFNHSDLVCRGTFFHLGDDVSDPAFVAEGSACGRGKACLDHKCRDASVFGVDECRRKCNGHGVCNSNNNCHCQESWAPPDCASAGHGGSVDSGPAHAVAESDPVRVAMLVLFLFILPMVLLLLALRFTRARGLWSRLRVHKLFSKSTQHNRTPATERQNDADVEQVRPLRYHGDTLTDIPEAPPLIQVYDRPAPPTKPLPSTPVLTPPQAPPKPALPRKPLVVPPLPHRAALGANAPPAQRSAALANSRRPLPPTRPTAPPRPPPAASGGVVPFSHRPGIF, encoded by the exons ATGAGAACACTTTTGGCGCCGCCGCTGCTGCTGTTGCTGCTCGGCACGCGTGCTGCCTTCACGGCCGCCAGGTCCTTGAACGCAGCGCGGCACCAACGAGTGGACCGAACCGCGTCAG atagaGACCTGAAGTGGTGGCGGTCCACCCTTGTGGAGAGGACGAGTCCCTTCGTGATGGTGGATGGGCAGAGGCGGAACCTGGCAGAGGCGCTGCAG GCCGGTCACCCAGAGCGACTGCAGTGTGGCTTGGAAGTCCGAGGTCAGCTGCTCCTTCTGGACCTGGAGAAGAACCG CGACTTCCTGCCCAAAGCGCCAAACATCTTCTTCTACCTGCCAAACGGCACAGGCGTGTCCGCGACGGACGACCCCGTG ATGCACTGTTTTTACCATGGCAACGTGCGAGGGTTTCCTCGCTCCAGAGTGGCACTGAGCACCTGCCTGGGTCTCCG CGGCGTCATCGCCATCAACGCCACTCTGAGTTTTGAGCTGCGGCCGCAAGAGCTCCGCCCCTTCAAGCAGGACGTGGCGAGCGAAGGCGATGAAGGAGACGGAGACCACCTGCTGTACTCTACAGGTCACGTGAAGGGGGGGGCAGCGAGGGGGTGCGGGGTCTCGGTAGGCCCAGCACCCCCTCCCCTTCAGCACAGCAGTGTGGGACGC agcaAGCGGGACATCCTGTCGGAGACCAAGTACATAGAACTGGTGCTGGTTGTGGACCACCAGGAG TTCATCAACTACCAGAAGAACAACAGGACCATCATCTACCGCATGCTGGACGTGGCCAACCAGGTGGACTGG TTCTACCGTCCTCTGAACGTGCGCGTGGCGTTGACGGGTTTGGAGATCTGGAGCGACCGCGACAAGATCCACGTGGAGAAGAACCCTACCGACACACTCAACAACTTCCTGGAGTGGCGGACCAGAGAGCTGCTTCCCCGCCTCCGCCACGACAACGCCCAGCTCGTCAT GGGCAGCGCCTTGGACGGCACCACGGTGGGCATGGCGTCGCAGTCGTCCATGTGCTCCAGAGACCGGTCGGGAGGGGTCAACGTG GATCACCTGGTGAGCGTTCTGGGCGTGGCCTCCACGGTGGCCCACGAGCTGGGGCACAACCTTGGCATGAGTCACGACACGGCCGAACGCCACTGCTCCTGCCGCAACGATGCCCGGCTGGGGGGCTGCATCATGGAGCCCTCGACCGG GTTCATGCCCGGGCAGCAGTTCAGCAGCTGCAGCGCGTCCGACCTGTCCGTCAGCCTGCTGCACGGGGGCGGCATGTGCTTGTTCAACGTGCCGCACCCAGATCGCCTCGTGGGCGGACCCCGCTGTGGGAACCTGTACGTGGAGCGTGGCGAGGAGTGCGACTGCGGCCTGATGCAG GAGTGCCAGGACCCCTGTTGTAACGCGtccacctgtctgctgcttcccGGAGCTCAGTGCTCGTCCGACGGCGTCTGCTGCCACGACTGCCAG CTGCGGGCGGCGGGCTCCGTGTGCCGAGAGCCGATCGGAGAGTGCGACTTGCCCGAGTTCTGCACGGGCTCCTCCCCCCACTGCCCCCCCAATGTCTTCCTGCAGAACGGCGAGACCTGCGAGGACGGCGCATCCTTCTGTTACGGCGGCGTGTGTGCGAGCATGCGCGCGCAGTGCCAGACGCTGTGGGGACCCG ACGCCAGCAGCGCACCTGCCGTTTGTTTCTCGTCAGTCAACAAACAAGGAAGCAAGTTCGGAAACTGCGGAGAGCTGAGCAACGGCACCCACGCCCCTTGCGGGTCGGC TGACGTGCACTGCGGCAGGATCCAGTGTCAGGGCGGGAGGGAGCGCCCCCTGCTGGGCACCAACGCCGAGATCCTCACCACCACCGTGCGCTTCAACCACAGCGACCTGGTGTGTCGCGGCACCTTCTTCCACCTGGGAGACGACGTGTCCGACCCCGCCTTCGTGGCGGAAGGCTCCGCCTGTGGCCGCGGGAAG GCCTGTCTGGACCACAAGTGTCGGGACGCGTCCGTCTTTGGCGTGGACGAGTGCCGCAGGAAGTGCAACGGTCACGGC GtgtgcaacagcaacaacaactgCCACTGCCAGGAGAGCTGGGCACCGCCCGATTGCGCCAGCGCCGGGCACGGGGGCAGCGTGGACAGCGGACCTGCGCACGCCGTCGCAG agtcCGATCCAGTCCGAGTCGCCATGCTGGTCCTCTTCCTCTTCATCCTGCCCATGGTCCTTCTCCTCCTTGCGCTACGCTTCACCCGCGCCCGTGGACTTTGGTCGCGTTTGCGAGTCCACAAGCTGTTTTCTAAATCCACACAACACAACCG GACGCCAGCGACCGAGCGACAGAACGACGCGGACGTCGAGCAGGTGCGTCCGCTGAGATACCATGGCGACACGCTGACGGACATCCCCGAGGCTCCGCCCCTCATCCAG GTTTATGACAGACCTGCTCCTCCCACTAAGCCACTCCCCTCGACCCCCGTATTAACCCCCCCGCAG GCTCCGCCCAAACCAGCACTGCCCAGAAAGCCCTTGGTGGTCCCGCCCCTCCCCCACAGAGCAGCACTTGGCGCCAACGCACCGCCAGCACAACGCTCTGCAGCGCTCGCTAACAG
- the adam15 gene encoding disintegrin and metalloproteinase domain-containing protein 12 isoform X2, with product MRTLLAPPLLLLLLGTRAAFTAARSLNAARHQRVDRTASDRDLKWWRSTLVERTSPFVMVDGQRRNLAEALQAGHPERLQCGLEVRGQLLLLDLEKNRDFLPKAPNIFFYLPNGTGVSATDDPVMHCFYHGNVRGFPRSRVALSTCLGLRGVIAINATLSFELRPQELRPFKQDVASEGDEGDGDHLLYSTGHVKGGAARGCGVSVGPAPPPLQHSSVGRSKRDILSETKYIELVLVVDHQEFINYQKNNRTIIYRMLDVANQVDWFYRPLNVRVALTGLEIWSDRDKIHVEKNPTDTLNNFLEWRTRELLPRLRHDNAQLVMGSALDGTTVGMASQSSMCSRDRSGGVNVDHLVSVLGVASTVAHELGHNLGMSHDTAERHCSCRNDARLGGCIMEPSTGFMPGQQFSSCSASDLSVSLLHGGGMCLFNVPHPDRLVGGPRCGNLYVERGEECDCGLMQECQDPCCNASTCLLLPGAQCSSDGVCCHDCQLRAAGSVCREPIGECDLPEFCTGSSPHCPPNVFLQNGETCEDGASFCYGGVCASMRAQCQTLWGPDASSAPAVCFSSVNKQGSKFGNCGELSNGTHAPCGSADVHCGRIQCQGGRERPLLGTNAEILTTTVRFNHSDLVCRGTFFHLGDDVSDPAFVAEGSACGRGKACLDHKCRDASVFGVDECRRKCNGHGVCNSNNNCHCQESWAPPDCASAGHGGSVDSGPAHAVAESDPVRVAMLVLFLFILPMVLLLLALRFTRARGLWSRLRVHKLFSKSTQHNRTPATERQNDADVEQVRPLRYHGDTLTDIPEAPPLIQPLVNRPAAPNKPLPPDPVSPGQAPPKPALPRKPLVVPPLPHRAALGANAPPAQRSAALANSRRPLPPTRPTAPPRPPPAASGGVVPFSHRPGIF from the exons ATGAGAACACTTTTGGCGCCGCCGCTGCTGCTGTTGCTGCTCGGCACGCGTGCTGCCTTCACGGCCGCCAGGTCCTTGAACGCAGCGCGGCACCAACGAGTGGACCGAACCGCGTCAG atagaGACCTGAAGTGGTGGCGGTCCACCCTTGTGGAGAGGACGAGTCCCTTCGTGATGGTGGATGGGCAGAGGCGGAACCTGGCAGAGGCGCTGCAG GCCGGTCACCCAGAGCGACTGCAGTGTGGCTTGGAAGTCCGAGGTCAGCTGCTCCTTCTGGACCTGGAGAAGAACCG CGACTTCCTGCCCAAAGCGCCAAACATCTTCTTCTACCTGCCAAACGGCACAGGCGTGTCCGCGACGGACGACCCCGTG ATGCACTGTTTTTACCATGGCAACGTGCGAGGGTTTCCTCGCTCCAGAGTGGCACTGAGCACCTGCCTGGGTCTCCG CGGCGTCATCGCCATCAACGCCACTCTGAGTTTTGAGCTGCGGCCGCAAGAGCTCCGCCCCTTCAAGCAGGACGTGGCGAGCGAAGGCGATGAAGGAGACGGAGACCACCTGCTGTACTCTACAGGTCACGTGAAGGGGGGGGCAGCGAGGGGGTGCGGGGTCTCGGTAGGCCCAGCACCCCCTCCCCTTCAGCACAGCAGTGTGGGACGC agcaAGCGGGACATCCTGTCGGAGACCAAGTACATAGAACTGGTGCTGGTTGTGGACCACCAGGAG TTCATCAACTACCAGAAGAACAACAGGACCATCATCTACCGCATGCTGGACGTGGCCAACCAGGTGGACTGG TTCTACCGTCCTCTGAACGTGCGCGTGGCGTTGACGGGTTTGGAGATCTGGAGCGACCGCGACAAGATCCACGTGGAGAAGAACCCTACCGACACACTCAACAACTTCCTGGAGTGGCGGACCAGAGAGCTGCTTCCCCGCCTCCGCCACGACAACGCCCAGCTCGTCAT GGGCAGCGCCTTGGACGGCACCACGGTGGGCATGGCGTCGCAGTCGTCCATGTGCTCCAGAGACCGGTCGGGAGGGGTCAACGTG GATCACCTGGTGAGCGTTCTGGGCGTGGCCTCCACGGTGGCCCACGAGCTGGGGCACAACCTTGGCATGAGTCACGACACGGCCGAACGCCACTGCTCCTGCCGCAACGATGCCCGGCTGGGGGGCTGCATCATGGAGCCCTCGACCGG GTTCATGCCCGGGCAGCAGTTCAGCAGCTGCAGCGCGTCCGACCTGTCCGTCAGCCTGCTGCACGGGGGCGGCATGTGCTTGTTCAACGTGCCGCACCCAGATCGCCTCGTGGGCGGACCCCGCTGTGGGAACCTGTACGTGGAGCGTGGCGAGGAGTGCGACTGCGGCCTGATGCAG GAGTGCCAGGACCCCTGTTGTAACGCGtccacctgtctgctgcttcccGGAGCTCAGTGCTCGTCCGACGGCGTCTGCTGCCACGACTGCCAG CTGCGGGCGGCGGGCTCCGTGTGCCGAGAGCCGATCGGAGAGTGCGACTTGCCCGAGTTCTGCACGGGCTCCTCCCCCCACTGCCCCCCCAATGTCTTCCTGCAGAACGGCGAGACCTGCGAGGACGGCGCATCCTTCTGTTACGGCGGCGTGTGTGCGAGCATGCGCGCGCAGTGCCAGACGCTGTGGGGACCCG ACGCCAGCAGCGCACCTGCCGTTTGTTTCTCGTCAGTCAACAAACAAGGAAGCAAGTTCGGAAACTGCGGAGAGCTGAGCAACGGCACCCACGCCCCTTGCGGGTCGGC TGACGTGCACTGCGGCAGGATCCAGTGTCAGGGCGGGAGGGAGCGCCCCCTGCTGGGCACCAACGCCGAGATCCTCACCACCACCGTGCGCTTCAACCACAGCGACCTGGTGTGTCGCGGCACCTTCTTCCACCTGGGAGACGACGTGTCCGACCCCGCCTTCGTGGCGGAAGGCTCCGCCTGTGGCCGCGGGAAG GCCTGTCTGGACCACAAGTGTCGGGACGCGTCCGTCTTTGGCGTGGACGAGTGCCGCAGGAAGTGCAACGGTCACGGC GtgtgcaacagcaacaacaactgCCACTGCCAGGAGAGCTGGGCACCGCCCGATTGCGCCAGCGCCGGGCACGGGGGCAGCGTGGACAGCGGACCTGCGCACGCCGTCGCAG agtcCGATCCAGTCCGAGTCGCCATGCTGGTCCTCTTCCTCTTCATCCTGCCCATGGTCCTTCTCCTCCTTGCGCTACGCTTCACCCGCGCCCGTGGACTTTGGTCGCGTTTGCGAGTCCACAAGCTGTTTTCTAAATCCACACAACACAACCG GACGCCAGCGACCGAGCGACAGAACGACGCGGACGTCGAGCAGGTGCGTCCGCTGAGATACCATGGCGACACGCTGACGGACATCCCCGAGGCTCCGCCCCTCATCCAG CCGCTAGTGAACCGGCCAGCTGCGCCCAATAAGCCACTCCCCCCCGACCCTGTCTCACCTGGACAG GCTCCGCCCAAACCAGCACTGCCCAGAAAGCCCTTGGTGGTCCCGCCCCTCCCCCACAGAGCAGCACTTGGCGCCAACGCACCGCCAGCACAACGCTCTGCAGCGCTCGCTAACAG